The Anabaena sp. PCC 7108 region TACCAATTAAATCTGCAATTTGGTGTTGACGGTGTTGAACTAATTCTGCTACCACGTCGCTACCGTCATCAACAATGATGTTGGGGCGATGATCTAAGGCGATTTGGACGTGACGGCTATAGGTAGCGGCATCTTCGCCTTTTTGTGCAAATACGGAAATTTCATGATCAGCTACAAGACTTGCAGCTACGTCATCTTGAGTTGATAAGGGGTTACTAGCAATTAAAACTGCATCAGCACCACCGGCTTTGAGAGCGATCGCTAAATGTGCTGTTTCTGTGGTAACGTGGGCGCAAGCTACAAGGCGCAATCCAGCAAATGGCTTTTCTTTCTCAAAGCGATCGCGGATTTGCTTCAATACGGGCATTTCTCGTCCAGCCCATTCAATGCGTTGTCTTCCCAAGGGAGCAAGGGCGAGGTCTTTAACCTCGTGCTTTAATCTGGGAGTTGTTGCGGTCATGAAAAATTATCCTCTAAAAAACAAAAAAGGGTTAAAAACCTTTACGTACTTTAACAATATTTTCTCACAAGTGCCAATTTTTAGCTGTAATTGCCGTCTCAGAGAGGATATGACCGATAAAAAGCGAGCATTTACCAATCACTATTTTTATGCACCTTGTCTTTTTTTCCTAATATCTGTTATTAGTATTATGAGCAAATAGGCTACTCATGACTATCAACATATTTTATCTATCTTTAGATAGAAATAACGGTCATTTAAGGCAGATTTGACCAAAGTATAGATAATATAGACCCTGTGTTGATAATTACTCTATAGAGTAGCCAAAAATAGATTTTCTTGAAGGAGGCTTTTGAGTGCGTTTTAAATTTTTGGCCATCGCAGTTTCAATGGCTGTTACCGTTGTTTCTGTACCAAAAGCTACAGCCCAGATTCCTCTTTTTCCTTATTTGCCAACTCCTAGCAGTGCGAGTAATAATTCTGAAAACCAAACTGCTTCGGAATGGATTTATTTAGATGGCCGTCCATTATTTCGGATAACTGGATCAAAAAACGATATTTCCCAACGGGTACAAAATATCCAACTTAATTTACAGGAAATTAGCCAAGATTACTTTCAATCATCTACACAAAAGCTGAAGGTGCAGATTCGCACAGTCAACGCTTTACCAGTAATTTATGTCAATGATAAATATCTCATGACTATTAATTCACTGGATGCTAAATTACGTGATGTAGATGCTTTAAATTTGGCTAATCAAATTGTCGGAGATTTGCAGAAAGAGCTAGAAAAATCCAAGGAAGAACGCCAAACTTCATCTTTAATCAGCCAAAGTAAAATTGCTGGTGGTATTTCTTTGGCAATGATTTTGTCAAGTTTACTAATATATCGTTATCAACGTCGTTCTCAAAAAGATGATTTAGAGCCAATTCCCCCAATTGACCAAATAGAACAACCAATTACAACCCAACTAAATCAACAGCAACATCAGCATTTAGTAGAAGTCAAAAAAAGACTATTTCAATTAACACAAACAGGTATTTGGGGAAGTGGAAGTTTCATTATTTTGGGTTTATTTCCCTACACAAGAGCATTACAATTAGGGATTCTTACAGCTGCCCAAATTCCTTTAAAAGTTGGTGTTGTAGTTTTAGGGACTTACGTAACTATTCGTTTTAGTTATGCCCTAATTGACAAATTTACCACGACATTAATTAGTGGTGGTGTTTTATTAAATTCAGAAACTTCTGAACGGATGCAACTGCGAGTTTCCACATTTTCAGGAGTGACAAAAAGTATTACTACCTTGATTTGGATCGGAGTTGGTATTTTACTCGCGTTGGTTGCATTAGGTATAGATATAGTTCCCTTATTAGCGGGTGCTGGTTTAATAGGTGTAGCTGTATCTCTCGCTTCTCAAAACTTAATCAAAGATGCAATTAACGGCTTTTTAATTATTCTCGAAGACCAATATGCCCTTGGTGATGTAATTAATGTCGGAGATGTGGGAGGATTAGTAGAAAATTTAAATCTGCGGATGACTCAAGTTCGGGATGCAGAAGGACGTTTGATTACAATTCCTAACAGTGAAGTGAAAATTGTTGCTAATCTTTCTAGTCGCTGGTCACGAGCTGATTTAACTATTCCAGTTTCTTACCAAACTAACATTGATGAGGCTTTAAAGTTAATCACAAATGTGGCTTTAGAAATGAATCAAGAACCTTTCTGGAAGCGGCAAATTGTGGAAAAACCAAGTATTTTGGGAATTGATAATTTTAGCGATCGCGGTTTGATTATCCGTGTATGGATTAAAACTCAGCCTCTTAAACAATGGGATGTAGCGCGAGAATACCGTCGTCGTTTAAAAATTGCTTTAGATAAAGCCGGGGTTTCAATTTCCGTTCCGCAACAAGAAATTTGGGTCAATAATACTCAGTTGTTTAACTCTCAGAATAATGGTAAGTCTGAATTACCCTCAATTACAGCACCGGAAATCTAAAGACTGCAAAGTTGTTTTAATCACCTAACTATTTTTCTCTCCAGGAAAGAGTATTGTAGAGGCGTTATATAAAGCGTCTCTACATGATTATGTTTGCATATAAAAATTACTTTTAATTCCGATCTTGGCAAACTAGTATATTCGTACTATACTATAAAAATAGTCTTCAAACCTGGAAAGACTTATGGAAGATGGATTTAAAGGACTATACCTATGATGAAGCATTATATTCTCAGCCTCAACCCAACTGCCAAGCATGAATGGGATCGTTGTATTTTACGTGATCCTCTCACTGCAAAACGTCCAGATATAGCTAAATTAATTTCCGAAGCCGTAGGTGCAGATACAGGCAATTATTTAGTAAGTGTAAATATTGAAGTCACAGTATTAGAACAAGCATCAGCATCACCAGCAGAACAACTTTCACTACCATTTCCAGAAGTCAACCTCCCATCACAACTTCGCGAAGCAGCTTAAAAAGGATGCAATATTTGAGGGTGCAAACTATGCGCCCCTATAAGTACTAGGACAGAATTAATTACACAATGTCATTGCGAATGGAACGCAGTGGAATGACGCAATCGCAAGGGCTGGGATTGCTTCGCTTCGCTCGCAATGACTGTAAATATTTTTGTCCAATTACTTAGTCTTTATAAAAACTAGGACTTACGCACTGTACAAATTAATCATGGTATGATTTCTACGAAAATAGGTCGTTTTAGGCTTTGATTAATGATTACTTTGATGGTAAATATATCTGTGCTGTAAGGGTTTAGCATTGCTAAACCCCTACGACATATCGGTTTTTTTATAATTCATATTTTGTATTTTCCGTCAATGCGTAAGTCCTAAAAACTTGTTTATGTCATTTTTCTCCAACCACTGGGAAAATAGTTGATATTTTAATTACTACTACGCTTGATTTAATTAATCCCCAACATTTGTACCTCATAAACCTGCAATTCGCTGTAAAACTTTTGTGGTACTGGCATCTTGTCTGTTCAAATCATGTAGATTAAATAGACAATAGCTTCATCCTCATTTACGTATCTGCGAAGGACATTCAACCATGCCACATTTATTTGAACCATTGAATCAACGCAGTGTTACCTTTAGTAATCGCATTGCAGTTTCTCCCATGTGTCAATATTCCAGCGAAAATGGGTTCGCTAATGATTGGCATTTTATTCACCTTGTGAGTCGTGCCGTGGGAGGTGCAGGACTTGTAATTACTGAAGCAGCGGCAGTTGAAGCCCCAGGAAGAATCACGCCGCAAGATTTGGGAATTTGGGAAGATGCCCACATTGAAATGCTGGCAAGAATTGTAGAGTCGCTTCATCGTCATGGATCTGTGGCAGGAATTCAGCTTGCCCATGCAGGACGAAAAGCTAGTACAGCCACTCCTGGGGATGGTGATGGAGTGCTTTGGGAATCTGAAGGGGGATGGAGAGCGATCGCTCCCAGTGCTATTCCATTTGAGTCAGAAAGTCCTACTCCCAAAGCATTGAGTATCGAAGAAATTCAAAACCTGATCGAATCATTTGTGAATGCTGCTCGACGTTCTCTAGAAGCAGGATTCGACGTGATTGAAATTCACTCGGCTCACGGTTATCTATTGCATGAATTTCTCTCTCCACTAAGCAATCAACGGACGGATGAATACGGTGGTAGTTTTGAAAATCGCATCCGGTTTTTATGTGAAGTTGTTCAAGCCGTAAGAAATATTTTACCGGATCAAACTCCGCTTTGGGTGCGTATTTCTGCAACTGATTGGGTTAGTAATGGCTGGGATATTGAACAAAGTATTGCTCTTTGCAGTAAATTAAAATCACTGGGTGTTGATTTAATTGATTGCTCCTCAGGTGGAATTGTCCCTGGTGAAAAAATTCCCGTTGGTGCTGGTTATCAAACATCATTTAGCGATCGCATTCGCCGCGAAGCCAAAATTGCTACTGGTGCTGTTGGCATGATTACAGCACCCGAACAAGCGGATCATATCATTCGTACAGGTCAAGCAGACATAGTGTTAATCGGTAGAGAGATGTTGCGTGATCCTTACTGGGCAAGGCGGGCAGCCAAGCAACTGCGCCAATCCGTATCGGTTCCGATTCAGTACGATCGCGCCTGGAAGTAAGTATATCTGCAATGAATCTATTAGACATCTGGTGGAAAAGAATGTAGAGACGTTCCATGGAACGTCTCTATAAGGGTTAGAACCCTTTATCTGATGCCAATTAAAATAATGATTGCAGTAACTTTTGAATTTGCTGATTAATAATCTTCACATCAAAACGTTCACTAGCATTAGTTCTAGCATAATTGGCGATAGTTGCAATTTTCTCTGGTTCCTGAACGCAGGTATTAATCACTTGTGCTAATTCTTGAGATTCTCCTGGTGTGACTAAAAAACCATTAATTCCATCTTCCACCAATTCCATTGCACCGCCGGCTTTAGCAGCAATCACAGGTTTACCACACAGCATCCCTTCCACAATCACTCTTCCAAAAGGTTCTGGTGCAGTGGAAGTATGTGCCACTACATCACACATTGCCATTAATTGGGGAATATCTGAGCGAAATCCTAAAAACTTCACCCGATTTTCTAAACCTAGTGCGGCAACTTTTTGGTGTAAATCTTGTACATAATCTTGTTCACCAAATAAAGCATCACCAACAAGAACTGCTATCACATTTTCCGGACATTCAACAAGTGCATTAATTAAAATATGCTGTCCTTTCCAGGGAGAAAGACGGCTAAAATGTCCAACCACAAATTTATCTTCTATTCCTAATTCTTGTTTTAAATTTTTAATCTCAGTTTCACAAGTTTGATAATTATCCGATTCAAAACCATTATAAACTACTTCAATAATATTGGGTTTACCTCCTGCTTCTAAAAATGCAGTTTTACTAGCTTCAGAATTAGCGATTACCAATGAAGAGAACCGATTAACTAAAGTAACAGCAACCCGCAGATTAGTTTTGCTAAAGTGTTCTGCAGAAAGAATATCATGTAAATGATAAACCAAAGGACGACGAGCGAAAAAACTCGCTATTGCACCTACAACTAAAGCCTTTTGAGTATTAGCGTAAATTAAATCATATTCTCTGGCACGTTGAACAACCTTATAAATGAGAGGAGTGAGTTGTCCCACACTACCTAAAGCTTGTAACAAACTGCTTTGTTTACGAACATTAATAACTTGAGTCGCTAAAACTTCAACAGGAATTTGATTCTTTTCTAGTAACTTCCTAAAATCACCATCTGCAAATAAACCAACCAAGGAGCTTTTTTGATAGGATTTAGCAATATCAATTAAACATAATTCTGCACCACCTGGTTTTCCACTTTGATCTAAAAAAAGAATCTTCATGTCATCTCCAAAATCTTTGCATCTGTATTTACCTGTGGTGAATGTTTTTATTAAAATTTATCAACTTAAGCCAAAAGCACCTGCCGCACCTTTTGAGCAATATTAGTCCAGTCGTAATTTGTAGTTGTGTAAGCACGACATTCTTCTCGAGAAGGTAAATAAATTTTACCTAATAGTGCTTGTTCTATTTTTTCAGAAATGCTTTCAACAGTAGTAGAATTAGTAATTAAATCCGGTGAAAATCCCTGTACAATTTCTGGCATACCTCCCACAGGAGTACAGATAACAGGAGTACCACAAGCTAAAGATTCAAGAATAGCTAATCCAAACCCTTCAAAAGATTGACTAGGCATAATAGTTAAATCAGCCGCTTGGTAAGCAATTGGTAACTCTTTCTCTGGTAAAAAACCTAAAAATTTAACGTTGTTTTCTAGTCCTAATTCTATAGCTTGTTGTTGAAGTAATTCTTGGATATGACCACGGCCAGCTATAGCTAACCAAATATCAGGAATATTGGGTTTAATTATGGCTATAGCTTCTAGTAATTTATCAATTCCCATGCGATTAACTAAGCGACGGGAAGTGAATAATATTTGCTGACTACTGGGCCAACCTAGTTGTTTTCTTGCATCTTGACGTGATAAATTTGCTTGAAAGTGATTAATATCAACTCCACCAGGAATGATGTGAATTTTGTTCCAAGGAATTTGGTATTTTTGATGTAAAATGTGACCAAAAGCTTTACTAAGAACAATAAAACGATCACATCTATTATAAGTATTTTTTTCTATCAACTGCTGCTTTAGCCAAATACTTAGTTTCTTATTTACTACTTCCTCCTGACTTTCGGAAGCCCAAGGTCCATGAAAATTAAAAGTAATTGGTACTCCCTTAGGTAAAATATCTAAAATTGGAAAACTATATAATGCGAAATGCAAATTTATTGCATCAGGTTTACCTAATCTTGTTTTCTTAAATTTATTACGAATTGACCAAAACCGTTGCGAAATAGAACTATCTGGGGAAGCTAAATTAGTTAACTTAATAGGTGTATCTTTTTCATCCATTGGTAAACCTACACCACATAATTCTACTTGGTCTTTATGTGCTGCTAATTTATGAGTTAGTTCATAAATATACCTTTCCAAACCTCCAGGGGTTTTAGGAAACCAACCTGTTCCCAATGTTAAAATAGATGCAGATGATGCTGATTTACAATTTTTTTGATTATCTTCCACCTATTTATCTCCTCGGATGAATTAAGTTTGCTTTGGTGTGGTTACACGCTCAAGTTCACTTTTTTCTATTCAGCCATTAGTTAGTATTGCTAATTTTGAGAGTAGGTAACTCTCTATACAATGCTTAAAAGTCCAGCTAAATTAGATACAAGTTAATTACTAGAAATGTTAAAAAACTCTAGTCAAGAATTAGATAATAATATCCTTATATATTCTGTATTTAGACATTTAAAACAGGACACTTTTTTTATAAACTATTTTTAGCTACCTGTCAACTAATAAATTACCCAATGTTTTCTGATTAACTCAGAACTATTACTAGAGACAAATATATTACTTAATTCTTGTTTAGATAAAATGATTAATGGATAAGCTTTTCCGCCGCATATTTTTTATAAGCTACAACTTATTTTCATTTGTTAATGTATTAAAATTTGCTGTTATTTGTACAGATAATACATTCATCTAAGTAAAAAACGAGTGAGTATAATTGTAATGTAAAAAAAGCATATTTTATTGATAAAGTTTTGATGAAAGTAGCTGATAAACACTATTTACTTGTTAATTTATATATGTGTTCCCATGATCAATATAAACAAATTAGGTTAAAAATCACTTTCTTTAGATATGGAGAGATAAGTAAATATTCACAAATATATTAATAGTAACTAGCCAACTTTTGTATTAAAAGTCCCCATTCTCATTTAAAGTATTTGTATGAAAAATCGATTATTATCACATTTCCATGAAAATCGCCAAAAAATTAATCCCTTCATCAATAAATTGATTCATAAACGATCTTGGTTAACAAAAAAAGCTTTCAAAATTTTACTCTGTCTAACCTGTGGATTCATGGTGACATTCCTAGGAATGACAATGGACTTGGCTATGACCAAAAGTAATAAGACTCCAGCCACACTTACCTATAAAACCTCTTGGCTTGGTAATACCTTTGGTAAAGGAAAATTACAGGTACAAAATAATATAGAGGCAATGTATGTAACAGCAAATGGGGAGATTTATACTAACAGTCTCTGGGATGAAGCAGGAATAGAAGCAGGAATATATAAAGATGGTAAAGTAATTGCTGCTCTTGAAGACACTCACGGCTGGAATCGTCTTGGTGGTAAAGCAGTAATAGTCAATAGTAAATATATTTACATTGCGATGAGTCAAGGTGGGATGAATAATCGAAAAGAAGATTATCCTCCCGAAGGTACAACTTGGTATTGCGTCAGACGCTATGATTTAGCTGGAAAACCTGCACCTTTTCCTGGAGGAAGAGGCTGGGATAAAAGTATGTTAATTACCAGTAATAAAAGCGAAGTTACTGGTTTAGCAATTGTAGATAATAAGTTATTTGTTAGCAATGAGGCTGCTAACATAGTTCGTATTTTCAATACTGACACAATGCAGGAAATAGGCAGCTTTCCTGTTACTAATCCGGGTAAAATAGCTATTGATACACAAGAAAATTTGTGGATTATTCAAAATCAAAAAGGTAGCACCACTGGCAAAATCGTCCATTATTCGCAGACAGGTAAAAAGCTACCAGAACAAATTGTAGATGTTGTGGAACCAACAGCAATTGCTACTGATAATCAAAGTAGATTATTAGTTGCAGAAAATGGAGTCCGTCAACAAATCCTAATTTACAACATTAAAAAACAGCCTGTACAAGTAGGAACTTTTGGCAATAAAAATGGTATTTATGGTGATATACCTGGAGAAGTTAAAAGTTTAAAATTGTATGGAATTACAGGAGTTGGTACAGATGCTACAGGCAATATCTATATCAATAACAATGGTTTTAATAAATCAGGTACAGATTTAAGAAAATTTTCCTCATCTGGAAAACAACAATGGCAATTACTAGGCTTAATATTTGTAGATAATGCCGATACTGACCCCAAAAGTGATGGTGTAAATGTCTTCACTAAGCAAGAAGAATACTTGATGGATTACAGTAAACCTGCTGGTCAACAGTGGACTTATAAAGCCTATACAGTTAATCCTTTCAAATATCCTCAAGACCCACGCTTGCATACATCTCCAGATGGTACATTTATGCGACGTATCCAAGGGAAGCCGTTTTTATTCCTCACAGATATGTATGGCAGCTTTCTACAAATTTATCGTTTTCAACCAACTACAGACGGTAAAATTGCTATCCCTGCGGGACTGTTTGTTAATACTAATGAAAGTGGTAAATCCATTACTGGTAATTGGCCTCCCTATCAACCAGCTAAAGGAGAATGGATTTGGCGGGATAGTAATGGTAATGGTGCATTTGAGCAAAATGAGTATGACAGCAGCCAAGATTATCCCTACACAGGTGGTTGGTGGGTAGATAGCAAAGGTGACGTTTGGAAAACCTTGCGAACTGAAGATGGTATTCGCCATTATCCTTTACAGGGTTTAGATAGCAAAGGGAATCCCATCTACACCTATAGTTCCATGAAAAGGGAAAAAACTCCCAACCTGTTTAAGGATTTGCGGCGCATTGAATATTTTCCCCAAACAGATACTATGTACTTGTCAGGCTTTACCGCAGAACATCCCGCAGTTGGTGATGATACCGGAGTGGTGGGATCAGAAATTGTCCGCTTTGATAATTGGAGTCAAGGAAATCGCAGACCTAAATGGCGAACCGTTGTTCCTTATGACACCACTGGTAAGCGAGAAGTTTCTACCGCAGCTATGAGTATAGCCGGAGATTATGTATTTGCGGTGACAGTGAAAACCGCACAGGTGTATGTCTACAAAGCCAATACAGGCAAAATGGTACATACATTTAGTCCGGGACCGGAAGTTGGTGGAGAAAGTGGTTGGATTGATATACCCTATGGTATCCGGGCTTTTCGCCGTTCTAATGGTGAATATCTAGTGTTTGTGGAAGAAAATTGGAAAGGAAAGGTGATTATTTATCATTTACCAATTTGATAAATATTAGTTTTTTCATTGGTATCTAGGTTTTATCATCGGTTGGTGTCCTGACTGCCCTATCTGTTGCTATATATGGAAATATCTCGCATTCAGAGGGAACAGGAAGCAACTCTTAACAGGAAAAACTCATGTTTAAAAACATGAGATTGAAATAATGACACTGTTTTTTTGGTGCTACGTATCTCAAAAAACATCCTTTTTTTGACTGAGCTTTAAACTCTTAAACTTTAGTTTCTTATCTGTTCCCTGTTAAGAGTTCCCTGTTCCCTTTTTTTGTAATTTAGAAGCACAGATGTCGAGACTGAATTGATATTATCAAATATCATCTTTTAGAAAATGTTTTAAAAGTTTTTAATCTATAAATAAACCCCTCTCCAAACCCCGCATCGGGGAGAGGCTTTGAAACCCCCATTCCAGCTAACAAAAGTTGTTCCGCTC contains the following coding sequences:
- a CDS encoding mechanosensitive ion channel family protein, which encodes MRFKFLAIAVSMAVTVVSVPKATAQIPLFPYLPTPSSASNNSENQTASEWIYLDGRPLFRITGSKNDISQRVQNIQLNLQEISQDYFQSSTQKLKVQIRTVNALPVIYVNDKYLMTINSLDAKLRDVDALNLANQIVGDLQKELEKSKEERQTSSLISQSKIAGGISLAMILSSLLIYRYQRRSQKDDLEPIPPIDQIEQPITTQLNQQQHQHLVEVKKRLFQLTQTGIWGSGSFIILGLFPYTRALQLGILTAAQIPLKVGVVVLGTYVTIRFSYALIDKFTTTLISGGVLLNSETSERMQLRVSTFSGVTKSITTLIWIGVGILLALVALGIDIVPLLAGAGLIGVAVSLASQNLIKDAINGFLIILEDQYALGDVINVGDVGGLVENLNLRMTQVRDAEGRLITIPNSEVKIVANLSSRWSRADLTIPVSYQTNIDEALKLITNVALEMNQEPFWKRQIVEKPSILGIDNFSDRGLIIRVWIKTQPLKQWDVAREYRRRLKIALDKAGVSISVPQQEIWVNNTQLFNSQNNGKSELPSITAPEI
- the namA gene encoding NADPH dehydrogenase NamA; the protein is MPHLFEPLNQRSVTFSNRIAVSPMCQYSSENGFANDWHFIHLVSRAVGGAGLVITEAAAVEAPGRITPQDLGIWEDAHIEMLARIVESLHRHGSVAGIQLAHAGRKASTATPGDGDGVLWESEGGWRAIAPSAIPFESESPTPKALSIEEIQNLIESFVNAARRSLEAGFDVIEIHSAHGYLLHEFLSPLSNQRTDEYGGSFENRIRFLCEVVQAVRNILPDQTPLWVRISATDWVSNGWDIEQSIALCSKLKSLGVDLIDCSSGGIVPGEKIPVGAGYQTSFSDRIRREAKIATGAVGMITAPEQADHIIRTGQADIVLIGREMLRDPYWARRAAKQLRQSVSVPIQYDRAWK
- a CDS encoding glycosyltransferase family 4 protein codes for the protein MKILFLDQSGKPGGAELCLIDIAKSYQKSSLVGLFADGDFRKLLEKNQIPVEVLATQVINVRKQSSLLQALGSVGQLTPLIYKVVQRAREYDLIYANTQKALVVGAIASFFARRPLVYHLHDILSAEHFSKTNLRVAVTLVNRFSSLVIANSEASKTAFLEAGGKPNIIEVVYNGFESDNYQTCETEIKNLKQELGIEDKFVVGHFSRLSPWKGQHILINALVECPENVIAVLVGDALFGEQDYVQDLHQKVAALGLENRVKFLGFRSDIPQLMAMCDVVAHTSTAPEPFGRVIVEGMLCGKPVIAAKAGGAMELVEDGINGFLVTPGESQELAQVINTCVQEPEKIATIANYARTNASERFDVKIINQQIQKLLQSLF
- a CDS encoding glycosyltransferase family 4 protein produces the protein MEDNQKNCKSASSASILTLGTGWFPKTPGGLERYIYELTHKLAAHKDQVELCGVGLPMDEKDTPIKLTNLASPDSSISQRFWSIRNKFKKTRLGKPDAINLHFALYSFPILDILPKGVPITFNFHGPWASESQEEVVNKKLSIWLKQQLIEKNTYNRCDRFIVLSKAFGHILHQKYQIPWNKIHIIPGGVDINHFQANLSRQDARKQLGWPSSQQILFTSRRLVNRMGIDKLLEAIAIIKPNIPDIWLAIAGRGHIQELLQQQAIELGLENNVKFLGFLPEKELPIAYQAADLTIMPSQSFEGFGLAILESLACGTPVICTPVGGMPEIVQGFSPDLITNSTTVESISEKIEQALLGKIYLPSREECRAYTTTNYDWTNIAQKVRQVLLA